In the Syngnathus scovelli strain Florida chromosome 16, RoL_Ssco_1.2, whole genome shotgun sequence genome, one interval contains:
- the LOC125983653 gene encoding cdc42 effector protein 4 codes for MPILKQPASGFSRKKRHFRSNLSREMISTPLGDFRHTMHVGRSGNAFGDTSFLGTRSGQPTTDSASFPGSPRPGLLSRAFRSSKRSQFTTRVDQQRELSPPLSEGSSPHVKSAMSLPFLNAEDGGHGTAAGTLSLGPLKRLGESAASAAGSRFPEQVKPGSEELPERRGMKHAESVMSFHVDLGPSMLGDILGVMEKEDVDLEGHTSPLLGAHHEDNVRRMTVLEKEEEACWRTETGAPHSGRRTPEFPPKHLRLPDSRSVSSSGSAARLYSADTDSTSFSAPPEEESHFSSFFDDEDDEIRV; via the coding sequence ATGCCCATCCTGAAGCAACCGGCGTCTGGCTTCTCCCGGAAGAAGCGGCACTTTCGCAGCAACCTGAGCCGGGAGATGATCAGCACGCCGCTGGGTGACTTCCGCCACACCATGCACGTGGGCCGCAGCGGCAACGCTTTCGGAGACACCTCCTTCCTGGGCACGCGCTCAGGCCAGCCCACCACCGACTCGGCCTCCTTCCCCGGCTCCCCCCGTCCAGGATTGCTGTCGCGCGCTTTCCGCAGCAGCAAGCGCTCCCAGTTCACCACCCGCGTAGACCAGCAGCGAGAGCTGTCCCCGCCGCTCTCAGAAGGATCGTCTCCTCATGTCAAGAGCGCCATGTCTTTGCCCTTCCTCAACGCCGAGGACGGAGGCCACGGCACGGCGGCCGGGACTCTGTCCCTGGGTCCTCTAAAGCGGCTTGGCGAAAGCGCTGCGTCGGCCGCCGGGAGTCGCTTCCCGGAGCAGGTGAAGCCAGGTTCTGAGGAGCTCCCTGAGAGGCGCGGAATGAAACATGCCGAGTCGGTCATGTCCTTCCATGTGGACCTGGGCCCGTCCATGCTGGGGGACATCCtgggtgtgatggagaaggaggACGTCGACCTCGAGGGCCATACCTCCCCACTGCTCGGCGCCCACCACGAAGACAACGTGAGGAGGATGACGGTgctggagaaggaggaggaagcgtGCTGGAGGACTGAGACGGGGGCGCCCCACAGCGGCCGCCGCACCCCGGAGTTCCCCCCCAAACACTTACGGCTCCCGGATAGCCGCTCCGTGTCCAGCTCGGGCTCAGCGGCCCGCTTGTACTCGGCCGACACGGACAGCACCAGCTTCAGCGCTCCGCCTGAAGAGGAGAGCCACTTCTCGTCCTTCTTCGACGACGAAGATGATGAGATTCGCGTATGA